One region of Brachyhypopomus gauderio isolate BG-103 chromosome 9, BGAUD_0.2, whole genome shotgun sequence genomic DNA includes:
- the rxrgb gene encoding retinoic acid receptor RXR-gamma-B isoform X1, whose protein sequence is MDNNDAYLHLNSSGVLNSSPSQPPPMSSLMGHPSVISSSRPLPSAMSSLASPVNGLNSPYSVITSSIGSPSASLPSTPGLGFSTLNSPQMNSLSSVSSSEDVKPPPGLPPLASMNNYQCTSPGSKHICAICGDRSSGKHYGVYSCEGCKGFFKRTIRKDLTYTCRDNKECLIDKRQRNRCQYCRYQKCLAMGMKREAVQEERQRGKEKSDNEVESSSGFNEDMPVDKILDAELAVEPKTETHADGSPGNSQTNDPVTNICQAADRQLFTLVEWAKRIPHFSDLPLDDQVILLRAGWNELLIASFSHRSVTVKDGILLATGLHVHRSSAHSAGVGSIFDRVLTELVSKMKDMQMDKTELGCLRAIVLFNPDAKGLSNPAEVEALREKVYASLENYTKQKYPDQPGRFAKLLLRLPALRSIGLKCLEHLFFFKLIGDTPIDTFLMEMLEAPHQIT, encoded by the exons ACTCATCTGGAGTCCtgaactcctccccctcacagcCTCCACCAATGAGCTCCTTGATGGGCCATCCGTCCGTCATCAGCTCctcccggcccctcccctcagCCATGAGCTCGCTGGCCTCCCCGGTGAATGGCCTGAACTCGCCCTACTCCGTCATCACCTCCTCCATCGGCTCGCCCTCTGCCTCCCTGCCCTCCACGCCTGGACTAGGTTTCAGCACCCTCAACAGCCCACAG atGAACTCTCTGAGTAGTGTGAGCAGCTCAGAGGACGTCAAACCTCCTCCGGGTCTCCCACCTCTGGCCAGCATGAACAACTACCAGTGCACGAGTCCCGGATCCAAACACATCTGTGCCATCTGTGGGGACCGCTCCTCAG GTAAACACTACGGTGTGTACAGCTGCGAGGGCTGCAAAGGCTTCTTCAAGAGAACCATCCGGAAAGATCTGACCTACACCTGTCGGGACAACAAAGAGTGTCTGATCGACAAACGGCAGCGCAACCGCTGCCAATACTGCCGCTACCAGAAGTGCTTGGCCATGGGCATGAagaggga AGCGGTTCAGGAAGAGAGGCAGCGTGGGAAGGAGAAGAGTGATAACGAGGTAGAGTCGAGCAGTGGCTTTAATGAGGACATGCCTGTGGACAAGATCCTCGATGCCGAGCTGGCGGTGGAGCCGAAGACGGAGACACACGCAGACGGCAGTCCTGGAaactcg cAGACAAACGACCCGGTCACTAATATCTGCCAGGCAGCAGACAGGCAGCTCTTCACGCTGGTGGAGTGGGCGAAGAGGATCCCGCACTTCTCTGACCTGCCCCTGGATGACCAAGTTATCCTCCTGCGTGCAG GCTGGAATGAGTTGCTCATCGCCTCGTTCTCACACCGCTCGGTGACGGTGAAGGACGGCATCCTGCTGGCCACCGGCCTCCACGTTCACCGCAGCAGCGCACACAGTGCCGGGGTGGGCTCCATCTTCGACAG agTGCTGACTGAGCTGGTGTCTAAGATGAAGGACATGCAGATGGATAAGACAGAGTTAGGCTGCCTCAGAGCCATTGTACTGTTCAACCCtg ATGCCAAAGGCCTGTCCAACCCCGCCGAGGTGGAGGCTCTACGAGAGAAGGTGTACGCTTCTCTGGAGAACTACACCAAGCAGAAATACCCTGACCAGCCCGGCAG gtttgCTAAGCTCTTACTGCGTCTCCCTGCTCTGCGCTCTATTGGACTGAAGTGTCTGGAACACCTGTTCTTCTTCAAGCTGATTGGAGACACGCCTATAGACACCTTCCTCATGGAGATGCTCGAAGCGCCTCACCAGATCACATGa
- the rxrgb gene encoding retinoic acid receptor RXR-gamma-B isoform X2, protein MDNNDAYLHLNSSGVLNSSPSQPPPMSSLMGHPSVISSSRPLPSAMSSLASPVNGLNSPYSVITSSIGSPSASLPSTPGLGFSTLNSPQMNSLSSVSSSEDVKPPPGLPPLASMNNYQCTSPGSKHICAICGDRSSGKHYGVYSCEGCKGFFKRTIRKDLTYTCRDNKECLIDKRQRNRCQYCRYQKCLAMGMKREAVQEERQRGKEKSDNEVESSSGFNEDMPVDKILDAELAVEPKTETHADGSPGNSTNDPVTNICQAADRQLFTLVEWAKRIPHFSDLPLDDQVILLRAGWNELLIASFSHRSVTVKDGILLATGLHVHRSSAHSAGVGSIFDRVLTELVSKMKDMQMDKTELGCLRAIVLFNPDAKGLSNPAEVEALREKVYASLENYTKQKYPDQPGRFAKLLLRLPALRSIGLKCLEHLFFFKLIGDTPIDTFLMEMLEAPHQIT, encoded by the exons ACTCATCTGGAGTCCtgaactcctccccctcacagcCTCCACCAATGAGCTCCTTGATGGGCCATCCGTCCGTCATCAGCTCctcccggcccctcccctcagCCATGAGCTCGCTGGCCTCCCCGGTGAATGGCCTGAACTCGCCCTACTCCGTCATCACCTCCTCCATCGGCTCGCCCTCTGCCTCCCTGCCCTCCACGCCTGGACTAGGTTTCAGCACCCTCAACAGCCCACAG atGAACTCTCTGAGTAGTGTGAGCAGCTCAGAGGACGTCAAACCTCCTCCGGGTCTCCCACCTCTGGCCAGCATGAACAACTACCAGTGCACGAGTCCCGGATCCAAACACATCTGTGCCATCTGTGGGGACCGCTCCTCAG GTAAACACTACGGTGTGTACAGCTGCGAGGGCTGCAAAGGCTTCTTCAAGAGAACCATCCGGAAAGATCTGACCTACACCTGTCGGGACAACAAAGAGTGTCTGATCGACAAACGGCAGCGCAACCGCTGCCAATACTGCCGCTACCAGAAGTGCTTGGCCATGGGCATGAagaggga AGCGGTTCAGGAAGAGAGGCAGCGTGGGAAGGAGAAGAGTGATAACGAGGTAGAGTCGAGCAGTGGCTTTAATGAGGACATGCCTGTGGACAAGATCCTCGATGCCGAGCTGGCGGTGGAGCCGAAGACGGAGACACACGCAGACGGCAGTCCTGGAaactcg ACAAACGACCCGGTCACTAATATCTGCCAGGCAGCAGACAGGCAGCTCTTCACGCTGGTGGAGTGGGCGAAGAGGATCCCGCACTTCTCTGACCTGCCCCTGGATGACCAAGTTATCCTCCTGCGTGCAG GCTGGAATGAGTTGCTCATCGCCTCGTTCTCACACCGCTCGGTGACGGTGAAGGACGGCATCCTGCTGGCCACCGGCCTCCACGTTCACCGCAGCAGCGCACACAGTGCCGGGGTGGGCTCCATCTTCGACAG agTGCTGACTGAGCTGGTGTCTAAGATGAAGGACATGCAGATGGATAAGACAGAGTTAGGCTGCCTCAGAGCCATTGTACTGTTCAACCCtg ATGCCAAAGGCCTGTCCAACCCCGCCGAGGTGGAGGCTCTACGAGAGAAGGTGTACGCTTCTCTGGAGAACTACACCAAGCAGAAATACCCTGACCAGCCCGGCAG gtttgCTAAGCTCTTACTGCGTCTCCCTGCTCTGCGCTCTATTGGACTGAAGTGTCTGGAACACCTGTTCTTCTTCAAGCTGATTGGAGACACGCCTATAGACACCTTCCTCATGGAGATGCTCGAAGCGCCTCACCAGATCACATGa
- the rxrgb gene encoding retinoic acid receptor RXR-gamma-B isoform X3: MSSLMGHPSVISSSRPLPSAMSSLASPVNGLNSPYSVITSSIGSPSASLPSTPGLGFSTLNSPQMNSLSSVSSSEDVKPPPGLPPLASMNNYQCTSPGSKHICAICGDRSSGKHYGVYSCEGCKGFFKRTIRKDLTYTCRDNKECLIDKRQRNRCQYCRYQKCLAMGMKREAVQEERQRGKEKSDNEVESSSGFNEDMPVDKILDAELAVEPKTETHADGSPGNSQTNDPVTNICQAADRQLFTLVEWAKRIPHFSDLPLDDQVILLRAGWNELLIASFSHRSVTVKDGILLATGLHVHRSSAHSAGVGSIFDRVLTELVSKMKDMQMDKTELGCLRAIVLFNPDAKGLSNPAEVEALREKVYASLENYTKQKYPDQPGRFAKLLLRLPALRSIGLKCLEHLFFFKLIGDTPIDTFLMEMLEAPHQIT; this comes from the exons ATGAGCTCCTTGATGGGCCATCCGTCCGTCATCAGCTCctcccggcccctcccctcagCCATGAGCTCGCTGGCCTCCCCGGTGAATGGCCTGAACTCGCCCTACTCCGTCATCACCTCCTCCATCGGCTCGCCCTCTGCCTCCCTGCCCTCCACGCCTGGACTAGGTTTCAGCACCCTCAACAGCCCACAG atGAACTCTCTGAGTAGTGTGAGCAGCTCAGAGGACGTCAAACCTCCTCCGGGTCTCCCACCTCTGGCCAGCATGAACAACTACCAGTGCACGAGTCCCGGATCCAAACACATCTGTGCCATCTGTGGGGACCGCTCCTCAG GTAAACACTACGGTGTGTACAGCTGCGAGGGCTGCAAAGGCTTCTTCAAGAGAACCATCCGGAAAGATCTGACCTACACCTGTCGGGACAACAAAGAGTGTCTGATCGACAAACGGCAGCGCAACCGCTGCCAATACTGCCGCTACCAGAAGTGCTTGGCCATGGGCATGAagaggga AGCGGTTCAGGAAGAGAGGCAGCGTGGGAAGGAGAAGAGTGATAACGAGGTAGAGTCGAGCAGTGGCTTTAATGAGGACATGCCTGTGGACAAGATCCTCGATGCCGAGCTGGCGGTGGAGCCGAAGACGGAGACACACGCAGACGGCAGTCCTGGAaactcg cAGACAAACGACCCGGTCACTAATATCTGCCAGGCAGCAGACAGGCAGCTCTTCACGCTGGTGGAGTGGGCGAAGAGGATCCCGCACTTCTCTGACCTGCCCCTGGATGACCAAGTTATCCTCCTGCGTGCAG GCTGGAATGAGTTGCTCATCGCCTCGTTCTCACACCGCTCGGTGACGGTGAAGGACGGCATCCTGCTGGCCACCGGCCTCCACGTTCACCGCAGCAGCGCACACAGTGCCGGGGTGGGCTCCATCTTCGACAG agTGCTGACTGAGCTGGTGTCTAAGATGAAGGACATGCAGATGGATAAGACAGAGTTAGGCTGCCTCAGAGCCATTGTACTGTTCAACCCtg ATGCCAAAGGCCTGTCCAACCCCGCCGAGGTGGAGGCTCTACGAGAGAAGGTGTACGCTTCTCTGGAGAACTACACCAAGCAGAAATACCCTGACCAGCCCGGCAG gtttgCTAAGCTCTTACTGCGTCTCCCTGCTCTGCGCTCTATTGGACTGAAGTGTCTGGAACACCTGTTCTTCTTCAAGCTGATTGGAGACACGCCTATAGACACCTTCCTCATGGAGATGCTCGAAGCGCCTCACCAGATCACATGa